From one Equus asinus isolate D_3611 breed Donkey chromosome 5, EquAss-T2T_v2, whole genome shotgun sequence genomic stretch:
- the C8A gene encoding complement component C8 alpha chain isoform X1 gives MFAVAVLILALTTCQPGVPIQEDVIWRVSRAAHSSAATAVACQLSNWSEWTDCFPCQQKKYRYRSLLQPNKYGGTTCSGDVWDQASCHSPASCLQQAQCGQDFQCKETGRCLKRHLVCNGDRDCLDGSDEDDCEDVRAIEDDCSQYDPIPGSERAALGYNILTQEESQSVYDARYYGGQCETVYNGEWRELRYDPTCERIYYGDDEKYFRKPYNFLKYHFEALADTRISSELYDNANDLLSKVKNDRSVSTGMTVGVGLSSTPVTVDVGVSNSQGSSLLDKLSKYNKKEYSFLRVFTKVQTAHFKMRRDNIMLDEGMLQSLRELPERYNYGMYAKFINDYGTHYITSGSMGGIYEYILVLDNEKMASFGLSSEDIQTCFGVSLGITYDDTNGTQIGGGLSGGRCEKFEDGKTESSRKTMAVEDIISRVRGGSSGWGGGLTQSESIITYRSWGRSLKYNPVVIDFEMQPIHEVLRHTNLGPLEAKRQNLHRALDQYLMEFNACRCGPCFNNGEPILQGTSCRCQCPLGREGLACEHMKLEGAYGQQGSFLEACISFLGLAITSFHKLGVLKPQTLIVSSSGSWKSNLQVRQPGCLLRI, from the exons TACCGATACCGGAGCCTCCTGCAGCCAAACAAGTATGGGGGAACCACCTGCAGTGGCGACGTCTGGGATCAAGCCAGCTGTCACAGTCCTGCATCTTGTCTACAGCAAGCACAGTGTGGACAGGATTTCCAGTGCAAGGAGACAG GTCGCTGCCTGAAACGCCACCTCGTGTGTAATGGAGACAGGGACTGCCTTGATGGCTCTGATGAGGATGACTGTGAAGATGTCAGGGCCATTGAAGATGACTGCAGCCAGTACGACCCGATTCCAGGATCAGAGAGGGCGGCCTTGGG GTATAATATCCTGACCCAGGAAGAAAGTCAGAGTGTGTATGACGCCAGGTACTACGGGGGCCAGTGCGAGACGGTGTACAATGGGGAATGGAGGGAGCTGCGATATGACCCCACCTGTGAGCGGATCTACTATGGAGATGATGAGAAGTATTTCCGGAAACCCTACAACTTCTTGAAGTACCACTTTGAA gccCTTGCAGATACTAGAATCTCCTCAGAGTTGTACGATAATGCAAATGACCTTCTTTCTAAAGTAAAAAATGACAGGTCTGTGTCAACTGGCATGACCGTTGGCGTAGGCCTCTCATCCACCCCTGTAACAGTGGATGTGGGTGTGTCAAACTCACAAGGCTCTTCGCTCTTGGATAAGTTAAGCAAGTACAATAAGAAG GAATACAGCTTCCTCAGAGTTTTCACAAAGGTGCAGACTGCTCACTTTAAGATGAGGAGGGACAATATCATGCTGGATGAAGGAATGCTGCAGTCACTGAGGGAGCTTCCGGAGCGGTACAATTACGGCATGTATGCCAAGTTCATCAATGACTATGGCACTCATTACATCACGTCTGGATCAATGGGTGGCATTTATGAATATATCCTGGTGCTTGACAATGAAAAAATGGCATCATTTG GTCTTAGCAGCGAAGACATCCAGACCTGCTTTGGAGTCTCCCTGGGCATCACCTACGACGATACAAATGGCACACAGATAGGAGGAGGGCTGTCGGGAGGACGTTGTGAGAAATTTGAGGATGGCAAAACTG aaagcagcaggaaGACCATGGCGGTGGAAGACATCATTTCTCGAGTGCGAGGTGGCAGTTCTGGCTGGGGTGGTGGCTTGACACAAAGTGAGAGCATCATTACATACCGTTCCTGGGGGAGGTCGCTAAAGTATAATCCTGTTGTTATTGATTTTGAG ATGCAGCCCATCCATGAGGTGCTGCGACACACGAACCTGGGGCCCCTGGAGGCCAAACGCCAGAACCTGCACCGGGCCTTGGACCAGTACCTGATGGAGTTCAACGCCTGCCGCTGTGGGCCCTGCTTCAACAATGGGGAGCCCATCCTTCAGGGCACCAGCTGCAGGTGTCAGTGCCCCCTGGGTCGTGAGGGCCTTGCCTGTGAACACATGAAGCTGGAGG GTGCATATGGACAGCAGGGTTCATTTCTGGAGGCATGTATAAGTTTCCTAGGGCTGGCCATAACAAGTTTCCACAAGCTGGGGGTCTTAAAGCCACAGACACTTATTGTCTCCAGTTCTGGAAGTTGGAAGTCCAACCTTCAGGTGAGGCAGCCAGGTTGCTTACTGAGAATTTGA